The sequence below is a genomic window from Xiphophorus maculatus strain JP 163 A chromosome 10, X_maculatus-5.0-male, whole genome shotgun sequence.
CCTTATCTAGTCTTCTGTCCGGCTTCCACGCGTGCTTAAACTTTGCAAAGttgatacataaaaaatatatattttttaaatttttattcttaacataagtgaggttaaaaaaaaaaaaaaaaaaaaaaaaaaaaaaggagcgcGCGCACTCACCGGCGGAGCAGGCGTTCATCCTCTGCATCCAGGGGTAGATGAGAGTGGAGGACTTGTCGTCGATGCTGCCGCTCATGCTGACAGCTTGCTCCGCGCACTCCGCCTTGCGCTGCTGGTGCTCCTGAGTGACGAACAGCGGCTGCTCCTCGCGGCCGCTCGAGAAGGCGCACGAGCCCTCCGCGTCTTTGTAGAACGTGCCCACGGGGTTGTAGTCGCACGGCGCTCCGCCGCCGGCGGCAGCGCGGCCGTAGatggccgccgccgccgccgcgccCGACTGCTGGTAGTAGGAAGCCGGGTAGACCTTCTCCTGCATGTTGGCCGCTCCATACGTGGCCGCGTTGGAGTAGTGCCTCAACGGGTCCGTGTATCCCGAGGAGTAGAGCGGTATCTGACCCAGGAGAGAGTCCTGTCCTCCCGGTAGAGACACGGGGAAAGTTGAGTTAACGAAATAGGAACTCATTGGGTGGACAACGGGGTGTATTTACTCCGGAGGAATATGATTTGTTGTCTTTTATAGTCCAAGTGCTTTTGCCATTACTTTATCGGAGATTTGGTTTTTGCTGAAAGGGGGGCTGTGAGGTGCCACCGGATACAGAGGGGAAGTGTACCATCTGATCAACCTCTGGCCAATCACCGCCGTCTGTGCTTGCTCTATTGCACCCATGGGGGGCTCTTGTTGCGCACAGGAGTCCCCGGTGAATCGAAATGAAGCGCTCGAGCCAGTCGGTCTTTACGCGCGCTCACATAAAGGCACACTTTAAACTCACAGAATtgcataattaacaaaaaacaaacatacaaacaaaaaagaaacacgcCATTTGTTAGACCCAAAGCACGCGCAGGTATaagcaaaaatcaaaacaaaacaattatctCTGCTTTACTCTCCCCTCTCAATTTCCACTTCCGCCCTATTAATTAACCCACTTTGATCAGAACCAGGGCGGTTAAACACTTCATTCTCAATGCAGCGTCTGAACAAGCGGCAACTGACTGGTCTCATCTCACGCTTTCGTTTCCCTAAAGGTGCGCGTCCCCTGCTGATGTGTCCAGATGCGACTCTGACGTGCAGGGAGCCGCACGCAGGAAGGACTCGCTCAAGCGCCATCATCGTCACCACCTTCATCCCCATCGCAATTAACACACACCGACCGAGTGCACGGCCGTCCCACAggtttaataaaagaaaaggtggGCTAAGTTTCAGGTATGTGCATCGCTTCGCCACATGCATCGGCGTCTGTTCGCCTGATGGCAACACAAATGTCAAGATCAAGCAACTAAATCGTTGCGTTTTAGTTCGTTTCAATCTTGTGGGTCAAATCCTTCGCTCTCAAATGAAAACATGCGGATTTTTGCATGCTGAACAGAGgagtaaataagtaaataattaaataaataaacaaagaagaACACTCAAGTCAATCCACGCAGTTAAATGCTAATGATTTAAGTTTATTCGAAAGGGAGAATAACGAATATCTCATATTTATCACAAAATTAATCAGAGCAACATTTGCAGCAGGTTTATATTTTCGCTTATATAAAAAagcctccttctctctctctctctctctctctctctctctctctctctctctctctctctctctctctctctctctctctctctctctctctctatatatatatatatatatatatatatatatatatatatatatatatatatatatatatatatatatatatataacttcttttttttgttagtttttcttttaagaaaacttATGAAAAAACAATCGAATAAGATTTTTCTGCATTACATCCAatgaacttttgttttctttaaacattttgcaagTGTATTGTTCAGACTTTAAAgggaaaaattatatattttagcaTGTTTCAGTGGACGTAAAATCCTAAACATTAATAACTGTTTTGTAAAAGCATgaaaagattcttttttttttttttttttctattttgaatcAAATTTTGAATCAATTTCTGGTTCTGAAAATAACGCATCGACGCGCAGCGGAGGCGCCACAGcagatggaaacaaataaaaataaaaatgcattcaggAAACCGGAAAAGatgtgaatttaaaaatcagaaataaggCAGACAAAGGTtgatttttgtccaaaaagaGATCGAAACTGCTGTGAAAGACAAAAGCGCAATGAGGAGACGGTGGTGCGCCAAATCACCAAAAAGGCTCTAAACGTGTTTTcctgaaataaacaaagcaacaacaaacaaacaaacaaacaaaaaaaccggGGGAACAACAAAACACGATATAAAGAAACAGAACAAGTTGTGGGCAAATTAGGTTAATCTCAAATAAGAGACCCAGTGGTGGCGCGGGGCCTCCATGACCCTCATCTttaccttcatcatcatcaacaaagTCAAGCCTGTGGCCTACAGCCACAAATTTCACTCCGTCAGACTCCGAAAAGGGCCTCAAAAGCCAAACCTTTGCTGCAATTCCCCCTCATTTCAGCAGACAGATGTCGGCGGTTGGAGGCGCTGCAGCACCTCGGGGGTTAATCAAAGTAAGCAGCTGCGTGATAAGGGCaccaacagaaagagaaaacacgCTCGCTGAATAACTGCCCTTTCTTAAAGGGGAGCTTTTCCCCTTCCCCAGTCATGTAAACACCAGGCCTGCAGTGACAGCtcagccgcagcagcagcagcagccgcagcagcagcagcagcagcgcaaATCAGAAGCAGGGTGCCCTTACCTTTGTTGATAATCCATCATCACCAGCGTGGCTGCCACTCCGCTGGAGCTCCTTtcgcttcccccccccccccccccccccacacacacacacacgcacacacacacacacacacaaaaaaaatctccactTTGCCTAAGTGACAACTTGAAAGTAATCCCTCCATCCAGAAGTGTGCTGATCCCTCATTTCCAAAAGCCACAGAGGTGCAGCTAGATGAACATGGCGCACGATGGAGCAAGAGGCGCCATCatccctccaaaaaaaaaaaaaaaaaaaaaaaaaaaaaaaaaaatcacacggCGAACAACAATAACAGCTTCAAGTGATTCAGCTCACGGAAGACTCGGGGAAAccgaacatttaaaaaaaataaataaaaaaaaaaaaaggaggttggGACTGTGAAACAAACTGTTATAGGTGAGTGAGCGGTGcaaaaaacagcagctgcattaTAACCTCATGGGGAATAAGTTCCCATTCCTGCTGGCCACATGACCGCCACGAACCAATCCCAGAGCCGGACGAGTCGTAAACTTCCACGGGAAAGTTGTAAATTTTCATAAACCGCAGAggtttttttgtgcttctgGACGAGGTTTCCCTTCgccatgtttgttcttttctctctctttttttgttgttgttacaaAGCAGGAATGCTTGGCTGTAAAGTGGCATTAGAAAGGAAAGTGGAGATGTTATGAGGTGAACAGGAGGCGCGCTTGAttcctctgctgctgtgtgaAAGGTTTGTTTACCTTCTTAGAGCTCTGCTCTGGACTCTGTGCGCCAACAAATGCGTcacaactatatatatatatatatatagctttactgcttattaaaattatttgttgtttaatttacgatgtaaatatatttgtgtttagAATTAAACTacatgataaaaaacaaaacatatatatatatatatatatatatatatatatatatatatatatatatatatatatatatatatatatatatatatatatatattcacaaaCACAGAATTACTGGTTTGGTCaaaaactgaagacattttcaactCAATTACGTTCtgcagaaaaaatgtaaacaaacattttcccaaaaaattaaaaaataaaaatatcactaCTGACTCATTTATGGGACAAAGTCTGAGAgaaatctcttttcttttttttttaaagttcttgtTCTTTTCAGGTCTCATTTCCGTTTTTGCTTTAGTCAGAGCGCATCTTTTCCGCTGGCCTGCTGGTGTTTTTCAGCACTAAAAGAGGATTTCCGACGTTTATAGACGCAATAAAACCATAAATTCCTTGAGTGCCTCTAGTAattaaaaactctaaaaaaaaaaaggactaagtatctatttatttattgaaacacGAAGTTAAAAAgagtggggaaaaaatggaTGCATTAAAGGCATTCCGAACCAAAGTTGTGCATTAAATCTTGTTTGAGAACTCCCCCTAAAAAATAACGAGTGAAAAGGAATTGATAAAAGTAGCCTAGTTTTCTCCCAGAGGCCCACAGCTGCGCGGGGATAGTGGCGCATTCAGCTtaataataaattcataattatGATAAACAGACAGCGAGGCCtgtaaacatttctgctgcaaaTCAACCAAACAGAATATAGAGATGTTTAaaatgcacctttttttttcccctccaccaATTTTATCAGAAGTTTGTTTTGCTCCAGTCATTTACAGAGCtctatgaaattatttttgatcacCTTTTgggctttattgtttttataaattgcggaatttttgattatttttaacaatttttataGAACCAtctaaatctttttgtttttactttgttgttattctattattattattattattattattattattattattattattactaataataatctctgtgttttccatttgtaaagcaaacaaagaaactttgtttttttaaactgtatggCCTTTAAAAACAacgtgaagaagaaaaaaataaattcaaaaatttcaacaacaaaaaaaataaaatttaaatatttatcttaaatgcatttattctcATAGTTATCTTTTTGGAAAACAATGACATGTATTTTCTTACAATTAGCTCATTCAAATGTATAATCAAATTCATTAATTAGTCTGTTAAAACGGTTTCAATGGCgattttcaagcatttttataTTGTCTTGAGGGGCAAGCAGAACATGTGACATCAATGtggttgtttttaaagaattattttaaattaatcaaataacaCTTCAAGAAATTCTCTGATTTCAATAACccagtttctttatttaaaatattctcaaaTTAAATACATCTCTCTTTTTGAATATAGCAgataactgatttttttttttttttttgtcatggcACTCAACGAGGGTTTTATATGATAtaaaacttcatatttttgtgGGCCGTTTTATTAAAGGAGCGTAAACTTGAGCTTCGCAGATATAAAATCCATTACAGCATTTTTTCATACAGGCACTGTGTATTTTACTATAAATTCACAGTTAAATATTGCTCTGCCTCCACCACCCAGGTGCTTTAACAAATCCTGCACAGATCGCGCTGCCCCGTCTGGATCTCCCGGTTCTCCTTCGGGGGGCTTCAGAGGTCGGTGGCCCCGCTCCTCAGAGTCTTTTATAGGGCCGGGGGACTGTCCTGGGGGAGCTGTGTTCGACGTGAGAGAAGCCAGGCCTCTGGAGCAGCGGGACGCGCGTGGAGACGATGAGGAGGCTCGGCAGGTCTGCGGAGTGGTTGGACGAGTGCAGACCCGTCTTGGGGTTTATGACGGGGACCTTTCCTCTGGACTTTGAGGCGTCCATGGTTCTGTTAActgaaaagaggaggaggacaatGAAAGGAGCGCCAAACAAAGGCTTCCAAGACCGCGCCTCGACCGATTCACGcagtttatcatttatttgtttatgtattcACGCGGTTATGAACAAGCATCGATGGAGTCGACGTTAAGGATTCAattttattccacttttttcctccctccaAGACATTTTTGATCTTAGGAGTCATTAAAAAGccatttctgttgttgttgggtttttttttttcaaacaacagaaaagagaGAACGCGTATATACTTCATCAGCTGCTCTTGGTCTGAAACACGTGGGTCCGATGTGCCGTGTCGGGACTGGACTCTACCTTGACAGGGTCCCGGGTGGGTGCCGGAGGTCCGGCGCCCTTCTCCCATCCTGTGGAGGCTCTCCACGTCTAGTTGCAGGCAGGTGTGCTCGTTCAGGCTCCTCTGTTTTCGATGTGGGACAAAAGCAAATACTTTTGAGTCATCATGCGTCACTGAGACTGGCGCAACAAAACAATCAGGAATGTCCTTTGAATTATGTCACAAGATTATTTGCAGCTCTGCAAATAATCTTGTGTACGGCTTGAGCGTCCACGAGGTGTGGACTTGACTCCGTCGTTTTGATTTTCCACAGATGTTCTCTTTAATCACAGAGCTGCAGGGCTGGCTGTTCAATTCTCTGCCATGTTTTCAGATCAAGACATCAAACTTCAAAATGAGGAATGAATATTTGAATGTTGTTAGCTTATTTGATTCGGGTTGTTCTTTGTCATGAACACTGAAAAATGCTCTCTttgttcatatatatatatatatatatatatatatatatatatatatatatatatatatatatatatatatatatatatatatatatatatatatatataaaagaatatatatatatattcttttatataaaagaatatatatatatattcttttatatatatatatatatatatatatatatatatatatatatatatatatatatatatatatatatatataaaagaatatatatatatattcttttttaacactttttgtCAAGTGACACATTACTTATAACTAACTTATCTGTAATTGCAGTTATTTTTGGAAGGGACCAGGTTACAGGCATTAAACTGGGgacaatcagaaaaaatgtttcctaaaatatattttttaaatgaaattgtataaaaaggcaGATTTATCATTATAATAGGAATATCTATTAAGGATtggctttatttaaaaactatcaGATTGATTCCTGATTGCCGCTTGCTTGAATTTTCCTGCATGTTTGTCATATTACCACCACAAATCTGTACtatattttaatagaaatgtatttttttgtgccTAAATTAAattgataagaaaataaaatctttttataatatatgtttttttttaagtaaaaatcttATTTGTATGTATCTTTGATGAACCACCTTTTGTTCCCATTACTTTACACAATTATAGagtgactttttctttttttttttaccaattctTCTTTGAGAAAGAAGCTTAATCagcttgactttgactgggccattttaaaatttgatctAAATCCTTCTGCTGTAGCTGTGGCtgcattatcctgctggaaggcgAACCTCTGCCTCAGTCTGCAATCTTTTCCAGCTTCTggaaggttttcttccagaatcgTCCCGTATTCAGCTCTATCAATCTTACCTGATCTGTTTCCATGCCTCTGCCGAATAACGCtgccatgatgctgccatcgcCATGTTTTAAATATGACATTCAGTGTGATTTTTCTGCCACAAATAGTTTCAGTTTATGGGGACGACCATGTCTTGGTAGGGTTCCGGTTGTATCACTCTTTTTCTGAAGAGtctttgtatattttatcaCCTAAACCTGCTTTAAACTCATCTGCAGCAACTTCAGCTTGGTTCCTTCAtctccatgatgctgtttgttcactaatgttctctagcaaacctctgaggccttcacagaacggCTGGGATTATACTCtggattaaattaaacacagattaACTCTATTTTAAGTGTCTCTTAAAGGTGACTGTTTGTACTTTAAAGcacaaattaattatttctttaaaatgataaagtcATCTTTTCAATATTGCAATCCCCTCCTGTTGTAGAAGCGTATATTTCCTGCACAGGGAAAGCCGAACAATGCTACCACGCTGTGTGCTTAAGCGCTCTGGAGAGAAGagtttgaaattaaattgtatctttataaaaaataaaataaaataaaaaaaattggatcaCTTTAGAATAAATTGCAGGTTGTGGtggtaacgtgacaaaatgagaaaagaaaatgtgtgaattCTTTCAGAAGGTGTGGTGTAACTTACCTGATATCTCTGTTTATCAGAGTAGTGTGTTAGGAAGTTTATCTGCAACACAAAGGAACAGCTTAATAAATGAGAgggtgaatatttttacatcaacagtTTTGTCTGTTCCTGGATCTGAACTCACGTCTCTCCTCTGATGCTGACTCTGACAACCAATGTCTGTGGAATAATGGTAGAGGCCCCCTCCCTCTGCCCGGCTCTGCAGCAGCTCATGGACCTTGTCCACCACCCCCAGGCCCTCCACTAGTTTTTGTCTCTGGAGCAGGGACTCGTGCcgctcctgctcctcctcctcgtccacCTCATCTTGGAGGTCTGCAGCTTCTAAACCCACAAAAGCTCCAGAAGTATCGGactgcagagacacagaaaggcgtgatttaattttgtttttattgtctcgGCCTACGTTTGTAATATATTTGCATTTGGTCTcacattgattgattgattgaaacaTTGATCCGCCTGATTGTCCTAaagtgacagtaaaaaaaaaaaatacttcaatataAAATAAGAGtcatccaataaaaaaaaatatatatatatatatatatatctgcaaaacatttagcttctgCAATTTAAATCTGGTAAGTGAGCATCAACTGTGTGAGGGGTCAGCCAGGAGAGCAGCCATTCATCTCAGGATGCAGGCTCTGTGGAGCCCCCCAGTGGCCGCATGTGGACACTGCACCTGAGCGCCAACGTGGGGCAGATCCGAAGGCAGCAGGTCACGGGGAGGCTGCGTTGGCGCTTGCCGGGGTTTGCTCCTCTCCCCTGCCGTCTCCCCCTGCGTTTCTCTCCTTCTGTTCACCTTCAGGTGGCGCTCATTCTCCTCCTGCTTCAACCGcagctcctgcagctgcagcctggAAACACAGACGCAACATCACGCCTCAACCGAAACATTACCCATTTATTTCATCTAAACGAGGAGAGAGATTCAGTTTCAGACTTGAGGTCCTTGGCTATGCAGGTGCATCTTGAGaaatcaaaaatacataataaacatCACCCAAAAAAGTTtgcttattaatttatttatttttcccaaaaGGTTAAAATTCGCATACGGACTGATATATT
It includes:
- the LOC102216994 gene encoding homeobox protein Hox-B6b, with the translated sequence MSSYFVNSTFPVSLPGGQDSLLGQIPLYSSGYTDPLRHYSNAATYGAANMQEKVYPASYYQQSGAAAAAAIYGRAAAGGGAPCDYNPVGTFYKDAEGSCAFSSGREEQPLFVTQEHQQRKAECAEQAVSMSGSIDDKSSTLIYPWMQRMNACSAGPFGSSGRRGRQTYTRYQTLELEKEFHFNRYLTRRRRIEISHALCLTERQIKIWFQNRRMKWKKENKLLNPSKTAEEEEQEQAEKKS